The following are encoded in a window of Telmatobacter sp. DSM 110680 genomic DNA:
- a CDS encoding ABC transporter ATP-binding protein, giving the protein MSTMRGGGMGLAHSAERSPRGGSARARATEVPKRKPNLKALWPEIKALIAPRKGLLVAGMALMAVNRVAGLVLPYTSKTLLDKVLSPTNPHPELLPKIIALVFSAMIVQAITSFSLTQLLSKAGQRLIAEMRRQVQRHVGLLSVAYYDENRTGTLVARIMSDVEGVRNLVGTGLVEFVGGLLTAVLAFVYLLHRSALVTLTVFSVVGLFVFVLQYAFKKIRPIFRERAKINAEVTGRLTESLGGVRVIKGYHAEEREASVFGVGVERLLTNVMKSLTLTSVLGSASTTVLGMVSALVMWLGGHAVLSHSWTVGDYFSYNMFLAIMVMPIFQIVNIGTQLTEAFAGLDRTREIMAELEENQDPKRKLKMPSIEGNVRFDKVEFAYETDKPVLHGISFEAEQGTVTALVGSSGSGKSTVISLICAFHSPTSGQVLVDGIDLASVDLNTYRSQLGVVLQDSFLFDGSIRENIMFSRPDATEEQFLFACRTARVDEFAERFPDGYDTIVGERGVKLSGGQRQRLSIARALLAQPRILILDEATSSLDSESEAMIQAGLNQLMVGRTTFVIAHRLSTIRRADQILVVEQGKIVERGNHAELFALGGRYYDLYTRQHGLEENLFLAPGEGDEVPA; this is encoded by the coding sequence ATGAGCACAATGCGCGGCGGTGGAATGGGGTTGGCACACAGCGCGGAGAGGTCGCCGCGTGGTGGCAGCGCTCGGGCTCGCGCAACCGAGGTGCCGAAGCGCAAGCCGAATCTCAAGGCACTTTGGCCGGAGATCAAGGCGCTGATAGCGCCACGTAAAGGTCTACTGGTTGCGGGGATGGCACTGATGGCCGTCAACCGCGTTGCAGGATTGGTGCTTCCTTATACATCCAAGACTTTGCTGGACAAGGTTCTTTCGCCGACCAATCCCCATCCTGAACTGCTGCCAAAGATTATCGCTCTGGTCTTTTCCGCGATGATCGTTCAGGCAATCACGTCTTTCTCATTGACGCAATTGCTTTCGAAAGCCGGCCAAAGGCTGATTGCCGAGATGCGACGCCAAGTGCAACGGCATGTTGGATTGTTGTCTGTTGCTTACTACGACGAGAACCGGACCGGCACTTTAGTAGCGCGCATCATGTCTGACGTGGAAGGTGTCCGAAATCTGGTGGGCACCGGGCTCGTGGAATTCGTAGGCGGCCTGCTCACCGCAGTTCTGGCATTTGTCTATCTGCTGCATCGCAGCGCTCTTGTTACTCTGACAGTCTTCTCTGTTGTGGGCTTGTTCGTATTCGTCCTGCAATATGCGTTCAAAAAGATCCGGCCCATTTTCCGTGAGAGAGCCAAAATCAACGCGGAAGTCACAGGCCGGCTGACTGAGTCTCTCGGCGGCGTTCGCGTGATTAAGGGCTACCACGCCGAAGAGCGCGAGGCGAGTGTCTTCGGAGTCGGCGTAGAAAGACTGCTGACGAACGTGATGAAGTCGCTGACACTGACCAGCGTGCTTGGATCCGCATCAACCACTGTGCTGGGAATGGTTTCAGCGCTGGTGATGTGGCTAGGTGGCCACGCGGTCTTGAGCCACAGTTGGACCGTCGGCGACTATTTCAGCTACAACATGTTTCTGGCCATCATGGTCATGCCGATCTTTCAGATCGTAAACATTGGAACTCAACTTACTGAAGCTTTCGCAGGGTTAGACCGCACCCGCGAAATCATGGCTGAGCTCGAAGAGAATCAGGATCCCAAGCGCAAATTGAAGATGCCGTCCATCGAAGGCAATGTGCGCTTTGACAAAGTAGAGTTTGCCTATGAAACGGACAAGCCCGTGCTACACGGAATCAGCTTTGAAGCGGAGCAGGGAACAGTGACCGCCCTGGTGGGCTCGTCGGGCTCGGGCAAGTCGACGGTCATCAGCCTGATTTGCGCATTCCACTCACCAACCAGCGGGCAGGTGCTGGTGGACGGAATCGATTTGGCCAGTGTAGATCTGAATACGTACCGGTCCCAACTGGGCGTGGTGCTGCAGGACTCGTTTCTATTTGACGGATCGATTCGCGAGAACATCATGTTTTCCCGTCCGGATGCTACCGAGGAGCAGTTCCTCTTTGCCTGCCGAACGGCGCGTGTCGATGAATTTGCCGAGCGCTTTCCGGATGGTTACGACACAATCGTCGGCGAGCGCGGCGTGAAGCTATCCGGCGGACAGCGGCAGCGGCTTTCAATTGCGCGGGCTCTGCTGGCCCAGCCGAGGATTCTGATCTTGGATGAGGCTACAAGTTCGCTCGATTCCGAGTCAGAAGCAATGATTCAGGCAGGATTGAATCAGTTGATGGTGGGACGGACGACGTTTGTGATTGCCCACCGGCTATCGACAATCCGGCGGGCCGACCAGATTTTGGTTGTGGAGCAGGGAAAAATTGTAGAGCGCGGAAACCACGCGGAGCTGTTTGCGTTGGGTGGACGATACTACGATCTCTACACTCGTCAGCACGGCCTCGAAGAGAATCTGTTCCTTGCTCCCGGCGAAGGGGACGAGGTTCCGGCGTAG
- a CDS encoding PfkB family carbohydrate kinase, whose amino-acid sequence MADDLKIPNDGAIDFLSLGALVHRLDPGIIPFRKATECHIHVSGGEFNVAANLSNCFGLKTSIASAMSDYPIGDLIAERVLAMGVKPIYKHFKHDGVSGPNMATVYSDRGFGLRGPVVFYNRANEAAARLKPGDFDWKAIFAGGVRWVHSGGIFAALSATTAELAAEMMREAKAAGAVTSFDLNFREKLWKIHGGDKRAVETIARIVENVDVLVGNEEDLQKGLGIPGPEVAAKSKLDPSVFFGMMDEVVKKLPHVKIVATTLREVHSTSRHSWSAVAWIGGKTFTAPTAELEVLDRVGGGDGFAAGFIYGLLSSESPENALKLGWAHGALLTTFPGDTTMATLDQVRAFAQGASARIQR is encoded by the coding sequence ATGGCCGATGACTTGAAGATTCCTAACGATGGCGCGATAGATTTTCTTTCGCTGGGAGCGCTGGTGCATCGGCTCGATCCGGGGATTATCCCGTTTCGAAAGGCAACGGAATGCCACATTCATGTAAGCGGTGGCGAGTTTAATGTTGCTGCGAATCTTTCAAATTGCTTTGGGCTCAAGACTTCAATTGCTTCGGCGATGTCGGACTACCCGATTGGTGATCTCATCGCGGAGCGCGTGCTCGCGATGGGTGTAAAGCCGATCTACAAGCACTTCAAGCATGATGGCGTCTCCGGCCCGAACATGGCGACTGTCTATAGCGATCGCGGGTTTGGTTTGAGGGGACCGGTAGTTTTTTACAATCGAGCCAACGAAGCGGCCGCTCGCCTGAAGCCGGGAGACTTCGACTGGAAGGCGATCTTTGCCGGAGGTGTGCGCTGGGTTCATAGCGGCGGCATCTTTGCGGCCCTCTCTGCAACGACAGCGGAACTTGCCGCGGAGATGATGCGGGAAGCGAAGGCTGCAGGCGCGGTTACTTCATTCGACCTGAACTTCCGCGAGAAGCTTTGGAAGATTCATGGCGGGGACAAGCGCGCGGTCGAGACCATCGCACGAATCGTCGAGAATGTAGACGTGCTCGTGGGGAACGAGGAAGACCTGCAAAAGGGATTAGGCATTCCAGGGCCGGAAGTGGCGGCAAAGTCGAAGCTCGATCCCAGCGTATTTTTCGGCATGATGGACGAGGTTGTTAAGAAGTTGCCGCACGTTAAGATCGTGGCGACGACTTTGCGCGAGGTTCACTCCACCAGCCGGCACAGCTGGAGCGCGGTGGCGTGGATCGGGGGCAAAACCTTTACCGCTCCCACTGCAGAACTGGAAGTACTGGATCGCGTAGGCGGCGGGGATGGATTCGCGGCTGGATTCATCTATGGGCTGTTAAGCAGCGAATCACCTGAAAATGCCCTGAAGCTGGGGTGGGCGCACGGAGCGCTGTTGACCACGTTCCCGGGCGATACAACCATGGCGACTCTCGATCAGGTGCGGGCGTTTGCGCAGGGTGCTTCGGCGCGTATTCAACGCTAG
- a CDS encoding SCO family protein, producing MADSAQTSSYKVYKLRGKVMSTNPSTGEVTLNHDAIPGYMDAMTMPYKLKDASILSELHPGDVITADVLVSQGDDATVLLDHIVIVAQGRPDYRPAVIYHVPAGGDAVPDFKLRNQDGRAIHLNQFRGQELLITFIYTRCPLPNFCPLVTRNFAVIDKQLAADPALKGKMHLVCVSFDPEHDTPDRLKAYGEQYMGTDAPTAFAHWDFAVPEKPVLTEMAKFFNVGMTDASDGTITHTLSTTLIGRDGKVLKFYQGNEWTPEQVVADVKQSLGA from the coding sequence GTGGCAGATTCCGCGCAGACCTCTTCCTACAAAGTCTACAAATTGCGTGGTAAGGTGATGTCCACCAATCCTTCGACCGGCGAAGTCACGCTGAACCACGACGCGATCCCCGGTTATATGGATGCGATGACGATGCCCTACAAGCTGAAGGATGCGAGCATCCTCAGCGAGCTGCACCCCGGCGACGTCATTACCGCTGATGTTCTGGTATCGCAGGGCGACGATGCCACGGTGCTGTTGGATCATATCGTTATTGTTGCCCAGGGCAGGCCCGATTACAGACCCGCTGTGATCTATCACGTTCCGGCTGGGGGCGATGCGGTGCCCGATTTCAAACTGCGCAATCAGGATGGGCGGGCGATACACCTGAACCAGTTTCGTGGCCAAGAACTCCTCATCACTTTCATCTACACGCGATGCCCATTGCCGAATTTCTGTCCTCTGGTGACGCGGAATTTTGCGGTAATTGACAAGCAGCTTGCCGCTGATCCGGCACTTAAGGGTAAGATGCATCTGGTCTGCGTGAGCTTCGATCCGGAGCACGATACCCCGGACCGGCTGAAAGCGTACGGTGAGCAGTACATGGGAACGGACGCGCCGACTGCATTTGCGCATTGGGACTTTGCGGTGCCAGAGAAGCCGGTGTTGACAGAGATGGCAAAGTTCTTCAACGTGGGGATGACCGATGCGTCAGACGGTACGATTACGCACACTTTGTCAACAACGCTGATCGGTCGGGATGGAAAAGTGTTGAAGTTCTATCAGGGAAACGAGTGGACGCCTGAGCAGGTCGTTGCAGATGTGAAGCAGTCACTGGGAGCATAG
- a CDS encoding PD-(D/E)XK nuclease family protein has product MGTQLGAELDAWLREGGVMVASSDRAARALQADFHRRRRVEGLSTWPMPNIVDWKTFVRTAWEERNLDGRILLNSAQEQSIWAQIIHSDKHLPTMLPASVRRLASMAMEAHDLLCSYAPQFLRKSSRVSWDQDAGEFGKWLASFDDHCAKNSLISPSRLPLELIAQLMDDSSGRSPLCIAGFDRLVLTQRRLFDAWGPWKQFTLQDTTAHPSFYSVRDGRTELESCAWWCREQLASNPHKRLLVVTQDLSQRRGEIERAFLRFKDGDARQPFEFSLGIALTSVPLARSALLLLRWLGDALDENEIDWLLASGLAATPDESADLQDYMRRLRSRDLQRMQWSLEAFLNQTRSGLSLPLQWTQRTLTAQRSLKQSGNLQNPIDWADTVPHLLETIGWPAEKSQSSVAFQAQRRWQQALDTAGSLGFDGRRIDWCEFLSELQRAADESLFAPQSIDAPIQIAGPAESAGLTADAIWFLGADDDSWPGSSAMHPFLPLHVQRDSAMPHSSPQLDWQFSSAITQRLLASAAEVHFSCGLQSEEVETSPSRLIAQIAGKPQALPAWMAPPPFDPPIAKPFPDSSRVTFSQHRLHGGASALSAQSQCPFKAFTTARLDAKSWDAAEFGLTAKQRGQLLHDVLHSVWSGPPRGIRTHSDLIAQADLVSFVRNHVRNALRKKVPDAVRERMPAPYLDLEETRLVRLVTEWLKFESTRVPFTVEETEAVRTVTIAGLEMNLRLDRVDRLIDDSPLVIDYKTGTVDPRSWEPPRPDDLQLPLYKVLGLEPMQPSLFDSYGGPASGGLVFAKVRPGDTCFAGRVADAVKTIDPSLTGKSTLVKRKLTGLDESNWKEYIIRMAKDFIDGHAEADPRDYPKTCERCGLQSVCRIQEPENRARLQGEMKEDDDEG; this is encoded by the coding sequence ATGGGCACTCAATTAGGGGCCGAACTCGACGCATGGTTGCGCGAAGGCGGAGTTATGGTCGCCTCGAGCGACCGTGCGGCCCGCGCACTGCAGGCCGATTTCCATCGCCGACGCCGTGTCGAGGGGCTATCTACGTGGCCAATGCCCAACATTGTTGACTGGAAGACCTTTGTCCGCACCGCATGGGAAGAGCGCAACCTCGACGGGCGTATTCTGCTCAACTCCGCGCAAGAGCAATCCATCTGGGCGCAGATCATCCACAGCGACAAGCATCTGCCGACCATGCTCCCGGCTTCAGTCCGCCGCCTCGCCTCCATGGCGATGGAAGCCCACGATTTGCTTTGCTCCTACGCGCCCCAGTTCCTACGCAAATCTTCGCGCGTCAGTTGGGATCAAGACGCAGGAGAGTTCGGCAAATGGCTGGCCTCTTTTGACGACCACTGCGCTAAAAACAGCCTGATCAGCCCCAGTCGCCTGCCGCTGGAATTAATTGCCCAATTGATGGATGACTCATCAGGTCGATCACCACTGTGCATTGCCGGCTTCGATCGCCTGGTTCTAACGCAACGCCGGCTCTTCGACGCATGGGGTCCTTGGAAACAATTTACGTTGCAAGATACGACTGCGCACCCGAGTTTCTATTCCGTTCGCGATGGCCGGACTGAACTTGAATCCTGTGCCTGGTGGTGCCGCGAACAACTCGCATCGAACCCACACAAGCGTCTGCTCGTGGTTACGCAGGACCTATCCCAGAGGCGCGGCGAAATCGAACGCGCCTTCCTTCGTTTCAAGGATGGTGACGCGCGGCAACCGTTTGAGTTCTCGCTGGGAATCGCTCTAACTTCAGTTCCACTCGCGCGCTCCGCCCTGTTGCTACTGCGTTGGCTTGGCGATGCACTGGATGAAAACGAAATCGATTGGCTCCTCGCAAGCGGTCTCGCGGCGACGCCGGATGAATCTGCGGATCTGCAGGATTACATGCGCAGACTCCGCAGTCGCGACTTGCAGCGCATGCAATGGTCTCTCGAAGCATTTCTGAACCAAACTCGATCCGGACTTTCGTTGCCGCTCCAGTGGACTCAACGGACGCTCACTGCCCAGCGCAGCCTGAAGCAATCGGGCAATTTGCAGAATCCCATCGACTGGGCAGATACCGTTCCGCACCTGCTCGAGACAATAGGCTGGCCAGCCGAGAAATCCCAAAGCAGTGTCGCGTTTCAGGCGCAGCGTCGCTGGCAGCAGGCATTGGATACTGCCGGTTCATTGGGCTTCGATGGCCGCCGTATCGACTGGTGCGAATTTCTCAGTGAACTTCAGCGCGCAGCCGACGAGTCGCTGTTTGCGCCGCAGTCCATCGATGCGCCTATCCAGATCGCGGGACCTGCCGAATCCGCCGGACTTACTGCCGACGCCATCTGGTTCCTTGGTGCCGACGACGACTCTTGGCCTGGGAGCTCGGCGATGCATCCCTTCCTGCCTCTTCACGTGCAACGAGATTCCGCAATGCCACACTCCTCCCCGCAACTGGACTGGCAATTCTCTTCCGCCATCACCCAACGTCTGCTTGCCTCGGCAGCTGAAGTCCATTTCAGTTGTGGGTTGCAGAGTGAAGAAGTGGAGACCAGTCCCTCGCGCCTCATCGCGCAGATTGCGGGCAAGCCACAGGCCCTACCCGCGTGGATGGCACCGCCGCCCTTCGACCCACCCATCGCCAAGCCTTTTCCCGATTCAAGCCGCGTTACCTTCTCTCAACATCGTCTCCACGGCGGAGCAAGCGCTCTTTCTGCGCAGTCGCAGTGTCCGTTCAAAGCGTTTACCACTGCGCGTCTCGATGCGAAGTCATGGGATGCCGCAGAGTTTGGACTGACCGCCAAGCAGCGCGGGCAGCTTCTTCACGATGTTCTTCACTCGGTGTGGTCGGGTCCACCGCGTGGCATCAGAACCCACTCCGATTTGATCGCACAAGCCGATCTCGTTTCTTTCGTCCGCAATCACGTTCGCAATGCTTTGCGGAAAAAAGTTCCCGACGCGGTTCGCGAACGGATGCCGGCACCTTATCTTGACCTCGAAGAAACACGCCTGGTTCGCCTCGTCACGGAGTGGCTAAAATTCGAATCTACGCGCGTTCCGTTCACGGTTGAAGAAACGGAAGCCGTTCGCACCGTTACGATCGCCGGACTGGAAATGAACCTTCGCCTCGATCGAGTTGACCGACTCATCGATGACTCTCCGCTGGTCATCGATTACAAGACTGGCACTGTTGATCCGAGGTCGTGGGAGCCGCCGCGACCGGACGATTTGCAGTTACCTCTCTACAAGGTTCTCGGGCTTGAGCCGATGCAGCCGTCCCTATTTGATAGCTACGGGGGTCCTGCCAGCGGAGGTTTGGTTTTTGCCAAGGTCCGTCCCGGCGACACGTGCTTTGCAGGCCGCGTTGCCGACGCTGTGAAGACGATCGATCCGAGTCTCACCGGAAAGAGCACCCTGGTCAAACGAAAGCTCACGGGCTTGGACGAATCGAATTGGAAGGAATACATCATTCGAATGGCCAAGGACTTCATCGATGGCCACGCCGAAGCCGATCCACGCGACTATCCAAAGACTTGCGAGCGCTGCGGGCTTCAGTCTGTCTGCCGAATCCAGGAACCCGAAAACCGAGCACGCCTTCAAGGTGAAATGAAGGAGGACGATGATGAAGGCTAG
- a CDS encoding UvrD-helicase domain-containing protein: MMKASLVPSAPPDQAQRISALDPQRSILVQAPAGSGKTDLLTRRFLRLLTEVDDPIQIVAITFTRAAAAEMRHRILSELEKAAGRATSDQVHDEFSMESLADRALARSHSFGWQLLDLTSQLRISTIDSFCRELAIQQPIYSGVGNNLQINERPTDLYRRAARLTLNKLGDSHQPELSDSIRDLLLWRDNGWKELEELLVKMLAQRDRWMHKFVLSQEPDWNEIREWLERPFGNAVRSSIATLTQLLNQVPGACDEALELAQFACEHGRGELHRELAELAEFPYGPYDDSIDLENARSAYLCLANLLLTKDGEFRQQIDIRLGFPKENLDEKLRLQDLIAQLAAVPGLEKQLAGIAKLPPARYSDEDWQIVRASFTLLRHAAGELKAVFAEAGAVDFVEVAQIARQVLLDEDRYPTDTALAAADNIRHLLVDEFQDTSRRQHEFISALILAWPERTGRTLFVVGDPMQSIYSFRDAEAELFGRVKDVGFEFSDEESFPVDPLRLTANFRTDPQLVFSTNDAFEKVFGEPDGSGIEFAKAEPARSSSAGNKKRFELHLQFIPQVKTGSANDPESIRAREEIKVQRETARTSQVAELIALIRSHLDRVDAARIAGKKYRIAVLGRARTALAPIAAALREEQIPFRAVELENLKDQPEILDATALAHALFNPQDRVAWLGVLRAPWCGLSLAELHTIAGTDDALRPTAPIPELLRDRLDLLPTASRKAAERVLNAFAFMPKLRNSLPTASTGTLVQRIWHLIGGDQCVNASGRANLELFWKLLDDLPSGEQDLTGPALDAALEDFCALPDPTTSSECGVQLMTIHKSKGLEFEIVIVPDLHARNGSSKSDLLSWFERGIAEPNESGDLTEFLVAPLQFKGEERGKAKTWVDNIRRQRELQETRRILYVAATRAREELHIFAQPTYKSENGVLTLLEPRNSLLATAWPALADEILDSFDEWMHAHQGSGADVGLTVQQLAASGESNLIVMPSPAQPTIIRRLPEDFHHSDSINTMTASAESVIGLGDNNLYQRHEGGLFSRALGNAVHKLLDDLARLCTNLDWHEARNALENFRPRISASVRSVGLSASQAHEITSKAYECALNASQDPYGQWILSQHSEAASESSWAGIVSGDLRLVRVDRLFRAGLEPLLPGDGALWIIDYKTAHTDNLDPTLVLPGFRATFAPQLKIYADVLRNLHGTDLPLRAGLYYPRMSLFDWWEI, translated from the coding sequence ATGATGAAGGCTAGCTTGGTGCCCTCCGCTCCTCCTGATCAGGCGCAACGCATCTCAGCGCTCGATCCGCAACGCTCGATTCTCGTTCAGGCACCCGCAGGTTCGGGCAAGACTGATCTGCTTACCCGCAGATTCCTGCGTCTCCTCACAGAGGTTGACGATCCAATTCAGATCGTCGCCATAACTTTCACGCGGGCAGCGGCCGCCGAGATGCGCCATCGCATTCTCTCCGAACTTGAGAAAGCGGCTGGTCGCGCAACGTCAGACCAAGTCCACGACGAATTTTCCATGGAATCCCTTGCCGACCGAGCGCTAGCGAGGTCGCATAGCTTTGGCTGGCAGTTGCTTGACCTCACATCGCAACTGCGCATCTCCACGATTGATTCCTTCTGCCGCGAACTTGCAATTCAACAGCCGATATATTCCGGCGTTGGCAATAATCTGCAAATCAACGAGAGGCCCACCGATCTCTATCGACGCGCCGCGCGCCTCACTCTCAACAAGCTGGGAGACTCCCACCAGCCGGAACTAAGCGACTCAATCAGGGACCTGCTCCTCTGGCGCGACAACGGCTGGAAGGAGTTGGAAGAGCTCTTAGTCAAAATGCTCGCTCAGCGTGATCGCTGGATGCACAAATTCGTGCTGAGCCAGGAACCAGACTGGAATGAAATTCGCGAATGGCTCGAACGTCCGTTCGGCAACGCTGTTCGCTCCTCAATCGCAACCCTGACTCAACTTCTCAATCAGGTTCCCGGCGCGTGCGATGAAGCGCTTGAACTCGCACAATTCGCTTGCGAGCACGGCAGAGGAGAACTCCATCGTGAGTTGGCTGAACTGGCTGAATTTCCGTACGGTCCATATGACGACTCGATCGATCTCGAAAATGCACGAAGCGCCTATCTCTGCCTCGCAAATCTGCTGCTGACCAAAGATGGCGAATTCCGTCAGCAGATCGACATTCGTCTTGGCTTTCCCAAAGAGAATCTTGATGAAAAGCTTCGTCTGCAGGATCTGATTGCTCAACTCGCTGCCGTGCCCGGTCTTGAGAAGCAACTTGCCGGCATCGCGAAGCTTCCGCCCGCACGCTACAGCGACGAAGATTGGCAAATCGTGCGCGCAAGCTTCACGCTGCTGCGTCATGCCGCAGGCGAGTTAAAGGCCGTATTCGCTGAAGCAGGCGCCGTCGACTTTGTTGAAGTCGCGCAGATTGCCCGGCAGGTTCTGCTTGACGAAGATCGCTATCCAACCGACACGGCACTGGCCGCAGCCGATAACATTCGCCATCTCCTCGTAGACGAGTTCCAGGACACTAGCCGCCGCCAGCACGAATTCATAAGCGCGCTCATTTTGGCATGGCCGGAACGCACCGGCCGAACCCTCTTCGTTGTCGGCGATCCGATGCAGTCCATCTACTCGTTTCGCGACGCTGAGGCCGAACTCTTTGGCCGCGTCAAAGATGTGGGCTTCGAGTTTAGCGACGAGGAATCATTTCCTGTCGATCCTCTCAGGCTGACTGCAAACTTCCGAACCGATCCACAGCTTGTCTTTTCCACCAACGATGCCTTCGAGAAGGTCTTCGGCGAACCTGACGGAAGTGGCATTGAGTTCGCCAAAGCAGAGCCTGCTCGAAGCTCCTCCGCCGGCAACAAGAAGCGCTTTGAGCTTCATCTTCAGTTCATACCGCAAGTCAAGACAGGAAGCGCGAATGATCCTGAGTCGATCCGTGCCCGCGAAGAAATAAAGGTCCAACGTGAGACTGCGCGGACCTCTCAGGTTGCTGAACTCATCGCGCTCATACGAAGCCACCTGGATCGGGTGGATGCCGCCCGCATTGCCGGAAAGAAATATCGAATCGCCGTGCTTGGCCGCGCCCGGACCGCACTCGCTCCAATTGCCGCGGCCCTCCGAGAGGAGCAAATTCCATTTCGCGCCGTTGAACTTGAGAACCTGAAAGATCAGCCGGAGATTCTGGATGCTACCGCACTGGCACATGCCCTCTTCAATCCACAGGACCGCGTTGCATGGCTAGGCGTTTTGCGTGCGCCGTGGTGCGGCCTGAGTCTCGCCGAACTCCATACGATAGCCGGGACAGACGATGCGTTGCGACCGACTGCCCCCATTCCGGAATTGCTGCGCGATCGGCTTGATCTTCTCCCTACAGCATCGCGCAAAGCAGCCGAACGAGTCCTGAATGCGTTCGCATTTATGCCCAAGCTTCGTAATTCTTTGCCTACAGCTTCGACGGGAACGCTGGTCCAGCGAATCTGGCACTTGATCGGCGGGGATCAGTGCGTGAACGCGAGTGGCCGCGCCAATCTTGAGCTTTTCTGGAAGTTGCTCGATGATCTGCCTTCTGGTGAACAAGACCTGACCGGTCCGGCCCTGGATGCCGCTCTCGAAGACTTTTGCGCTCTTCCCGATCCAACGACGAGCAGCGAGTGCGGCGTGCAGCTCATGACGATTCATAAATCGAAGGGATTAGAATTCGAAATCGTTATCGTCCCGGACCTGCATGCGCGAAACGGCAGCAGCAAGTCAGATTTGCTTTCGTGGTTCGAGAGAGGCATTGCGGAGCCGAATGAGTCTGGCGATCTCACCGAATTCCTCGTTGCGCCCTTGCAATTCAAAGGAGAGGAGCGCGGCAAGGCAAAGACGTGGGTCGACAATATCCGCCGTCAACGCGAGCTGCAGGAAACACGGCGCATTCTATATGTCGCTGCCACGCGTGCCCGTGAAGAATTGCATATCTTCGCGCAGCCCACATACAAATCCGAAAACGGTGTTCTTACTCTGCTCGAGCCTCGCAATTCCCTGCTCGCCACGGCCTGGCCGGCGCTCGCCGATGAAATCCTTGACTCCTTTGATGAGTGGATGCACGCGCATCAAGGTTCTGGAGCGGATGTCGGACTCACCGTCCAGCAGTTAGCCGCATCAGGAGAAAGCAACCTCATCGTGATGCCATCGCCCGCGCAGCCAACCATCATCCGTCGCCTGCCGGAGGACTTTCACCACAGCGACTCGATCAATACAATGACGGCCTCGGCCGAATCCGTCATTGGTCTTGGCGACAACAATCTTTATCAACGCCATGAGGGTGGTTTGTTCTCGCGCGCACTAGGCAACGCAGTCCATAAACTGCTCGATGATCTCGCTCGCTTGTGCACGAACCTCGATTGGCATGAAGCGCGCAATGCACTTGAGAATTTTCGACCGCGCATCAGCGCCTCAGTCCGCTCCGTTGGCCTATCTGCCTCCCAAGCGCACGAGATCACATCGAAGGCGTACGAATGCGCTCTCAATGCCTCGCAAGATCCCTATGGCCAGTGGATTCTTTCGCAGCATTCCGAAGCCGCCAGCGAGTCCAGCTGGGCAGGCATCGTCTCCGGCGATCTTCGCCTTGTTCGCGTTGACCGCCTGTTCCGCGCTGGTCTCGAGCCGCTGCTGCCCGGTGACGGTGCGCTGTGGATCATTGACTACAAGACGGCGCACACCGACAATCTCGATCCCACCCTTGTGCTTCCTGGTTTTCGGGCTACGTTTGCACCGCAATTGAAAATCTATGCAGACGTTCTGCGCAATCTGCACGGAACAGATTTGCCGCTTCGTGCCGGGCTGTATTACCCGCGCATGTCTCTCTTCGACTGGTGGGAGATTTAG